The following DNA comes from Hyalangium ruber.
CCCTGGCGGAAACGGCACGCGCGTGGAGCAGGGCAAGGCGCCCGAGCCCCCGCGTCCACTCCTCCCCGCGCCGGCTTGGAGCACCCCGGGAGTGCGCGAGGTGCTGCTGGCGCTCGGTGGCACGCCCCAGTTCCACCCCCTGAAGTGGCAACCCGTGCCGGGGGCGGTGAGCTACCGCGCGGTGCTGGCGAAGGATGAAGGGCTCAATGATTTGGTGGCCCAGGCGGCTCCGACCTCGGAGGTGACGGCCACCTTCGAGACGACCGCATTGGCGCCGGGTCGGTACTACGCCCGGGTGCAGGCGGTGGACGCGCTGGGGCTGCCGGGCATGCCCTCCGCGCCGCGCAAGGTGGAGGTGGTGGCGGTGAAGGTGGAGCGCGGCGAAGCCCAGGACCCGGTGCGGGTGAAGGGGCGTGGGCAGGTGAAGCTGTCCGTGGACCCGGCGGCGGGCATGGCGCTGCGCGTGAAGGGCAAGGCAGTGGGCACCGAGGCGGTGATGCTGGCGCCGGGGATTCACACGGTGGACGCGGTGGGTGTGCTCCGGCCGGTAAGCGTGGAGGTCCAACCTTCGGTGAGCGCGGAGGTGACGCTGCGGCCCGAGGGAGACCGGTTCCAGCTGGAGGTGAACGCCCGTCCCACGGAGGCGGGCGCTCCGCCCATCGCGGATGGCGCCGTGATGGTGAGCGGGCTGGAGGGCTCGACGGTGTCGAACCTGGTCCGCAAGAGCGAGACGCGCTGGGAGGCGACCGTGGCGCCCGTGAAGGCGGGAGCTCGGCTCCGGGCGGCGGTGGAGGTCAAGGCGTACGGTGAGGCGGTGGGCCGAGCGAACGCCGAGGCCGAGGCGCGCTGAGCTCCGGGTCTCCGAGCAAGAATCACCCGTGATGGGTAGGAAATGACGGGAAGACCAACAAGGTTATGACCTGACCGGTCCCTTGTGCATCCCAACCCCGGGTGTCCTTGGAGGACAACGCTCTACGTCCTATGAACGCCACCGACTTTTCGCGGTGGGCATAGGATGGCCATGGACAAGGAGCTGAGCGAAACCCTCAAGAAGGCCATCGGGGCCAACATCCGAAAGGCGCGGCTGCGCCTCGGGCTCTCCCAGGCACGCCTGGCCGAGATGGTCGAGATGTCGACCGAGGTGCTCGGACGGATGGAGCGCAAGAAGGTGCTGCCGCGGCTGGAGCGGCTGGTCCTCCTGTGCCGAATCCTTGGGGTGTCGCCTGATCAGATGCTGGGCTTCACCGCTGGCCCGAGTCATCCGCCGGCCGCGCCGACCTCACCGGCCTACGACGAGATGATGACGGTGATGCGTCACTTCTTCCTGCAGATGGAGTCACGCTTGACGGAGGCGGAGCGCAAGGAGTTGATGCAAACCTTCGCTCACCTGCAGCGGCTGATCACCCTGATGAAGAAGAAGGGGCCATCGGCGGTGATGTCCCGGCGTACGCGCCAGTCTCGGAGCCGGAAGTAGCAGGAATCGACCTGATTAACATCCCTGACAGGTAGGACGGAAGCACGAAACCGGTAAAGTTCTAACCTGGGTGGTCGGCTTCTCATGCGGACCTCGCATGTCCTTGCGAACCCAACTCATTACGTCTTACCTATGGCCCCGACTTTTCACGATGGGCAGAGGTCATGGACAGCGAGCGGTCGAAGGCCCTTAAGAAGACTCTCGGCGCGAACATCCGCAGGGCGCGGATGCAGCAGGGCATCACACAGGAGCGGATGGCGGAGTTGATCGACATCTCGCCTGAGGTGTACGGGCGCCTGGAGCGTGGGGGCATCTTTCCCCGGGTGGAGCGGCTGGCGGACATCTGCGAGAAGCTGGGCGAGTCGGCGGATCAGCTGCTGGGACTCTCGTCGTCCGAGCGGCCGCATCCCAGACCGCCGGACCCGCGACATGACGAGTG
Coding sequences within:
- a CDS encoding helix-turn-helix domain-containing protein; translation: MAMDKELSETLKKAIGANIRKARLRLGLSQARLAEMVEMSTEVLGRMERKKVLPRLERLVLLCRILGVSPDQMLGFTAGPSHPPAAPTSPAYDEMMTVMRHFFLQMESRLTEAERKELMQTFAHLQRLITLMKKKGPSAVMSRRTRQSRSRK
- a CDS encoding helix-turn-helix domain-containing protein encodes the protein MDSERSKALKKTLGANIRRARMQQGITQERMAELIDISPEVYGRLERGGIFPRVERLADICEKLGESADQLLGLSSSERPHPRPPDPRHDEWLMLMSRFVPVIPKLTQFQRLAVRRHMADLHRLLLTFVEPEAKLAAKYRKRRGTAGK
- a CDS encoding FecR domain-containing protein — encoded protein: MPCGRAAERVLGLGLLLLATVVGAAEPEGPSEDFIVVQPGDTCQLLGQRLWGTPDGYRQLHALNALKNAHPPLVPGMRLRIRPEPEAHLTYVKPDVNTRPPQEPQWKPGRQGEALYRLYQVNTLRGAGAEVTLKDTSKLQLRENALVVIYGAPQATPKEPERKSGGVELVQGDLRMRLAALRGESLPLETPSAQVAATGQDVFVSVDEQRMSRVAVFDGKAQVSAKGARVEVPGGNGTRVEQGKAPEPPRPLLPAPAWSTPGVREVLLALGGTPQFHPLKWQPVPGAVSYRAVLAKDEGLNDLVAQAAPTSEVTATFETTALAPGRYYARVQAVDALGLPGMPSAPRKVEVVAVKVERGEAQDPVRVKGRGQVKLSVDPAAGMALRVKGKAVGTEAVMLAPGIHTVDAVGVLRPVSVEVQPSVSAEVTLRPEGDRFQLEVNARPTEAGAPPIADGAVMVSGLEGSTVSNLVRKSETRWEATVAPVKAGARLRAAVEVKAYGEAVGRANAEAEAR